The genomic interval ACAGCCGGGCCCGCAGCAGAACCGTCACCGACACCACGGCCACGAACAGCAGCGCCGACGGCCGGCCGGAGCGGACCAGCAGCACGCTGCCTACCAGCGTCACCGCGCTCGATCCCATGAGCAGGCCGGTGAGGATCTCGTCGGACCGGCGGACGGTGCCGTGCACCCGCTCGAGGGGAATCTGCGGCTGATCGGCCAGCAGCTCGTCGGTCGTGGTCGGCAGCGACGGCACCGGAAGCTTGCCGAGGCGGATGGCCAGGATGGGGAAGGCGGCGGTGAGCGCCGTGACGATCGTGACCGCGATGGCGCCGGCGTCCGTCCCGTCGACGTGGCCGGCGAGCGCGATGGGGCAGGTCGCCAGGGCCACGAGACCGGCCCAGGCGGTCGCGACGAAGTACTGGATCTGCTGCCCGACGAGCGCGATGGCGATGATCGACGCGACAAGCAGGCAGCCCGCCCCGAGGAGGTACTGCCACGCCTGGAACTGCGACCAGGACTGGTCGCCGCCGAGCACCAGCAGGCCGCCGGCGCCGGCGAACAGCGCGCCCGCGGCGCCGCTGACCACCGCGGCCTCGGTGTCGCCGGGCCGGCTGCGGGAGAACCCGAACGCGGCGATCAGGAACGCGACGGCGGCCGCGAGCGCCACGAGGCCCGGCGGCTGCCA from Cumulibacter manganitolerans carries:
- the eccD gene encoding type VII secretion integral membrane protein EccD; its protein translation is WQPPGLVALAAAVAFLIAAFGFSRSRPGDTEAAVVSGAAGALFAGAGGLLVLGGDQSWSQFQAWQYLLGAGCLLVASIIAIALVGQQIQYFVATAWAGLVALATCPIALAGHVDGTDAGAIAVTIVTALTAAFPILAIRLGKLPVPSLPTTTDELLADQPQIPLERVHGTVRRSDEILTGLLMGSSAVTLVGSVLLVRSGRPSALLFVAVVSVTVLLRARLFPTARHRIPLLIAGVGPLLLLASGIAASLTPNQRAMILLPLLVLLALLVMAVGRYFSDHQPTPYVARIADVLDVLGTLAIVPLMCLVVGLFGYVRGLWG